A genome region from Ursus arctos isolate Adak ecotype North America unplaced genomic scaffold, UrsArc2.0 scaffold_18, whole genome shotgun sequence includes the following:
- the INPP5E gene encoding phosphatidylinositol polyphosphate 5-phosphatase type IV isoform X1, with protein sequence MPSKLVGLGHSEASPPQPGAQGHPQPEDRMLKGQLPNAGKDLPAHPGSPPTNIAQGPEKSPVLPLNLPAQISNEDPQAKATPFTPKPPTRPRLERALSLDEKAWRRRRFRTSHEDLAAHGGASPSRGSLQDEVPRPPTHTDSPPCLSTSLQEIPTSRRAQGSTGGSPSSWGHCISGMLSTSLDLLHRDRASAGSTARLPAVDQKVASHSLRSADRVDPGQADCKSRLQSRLLRAHSGLGPGRPPSPLACDAKSSFSLLAPIRTKDVRSRSYLEGSLLASGALMGAEELARYFPDRNMALFVATWNMQGQKELPPNLDELLLPAEADYAQDLYVVGVQEGCSDRREWETRLQETLGPHYVTLYSAAHGALYMSVLIRRDLIWFCSEVESSTVTTRIVSHIKTKGALGVSFTFFGTSFLFITSHFTSGDGKVNERLLDYSRTVQGLALPKSVPDTSPYRSDAADVTTRFDGVFWFGDFNFRLSGGRVAVEAILKQDLGEKVSALLQHDQLTQEMRKGSIFKGFQEPDIHFLPSYKFDVGKDSYDTTSKQRTPSYTDRVMYRSRHKGDICPVKYSSCSGIRTSDHRPVYGLFRVKVRPGRDNIPLAAGKFDRELYLIGIKRRISKEIQRQQALKNQHSSTICTVS encoded by the exons ATGCCATCCAAGTTAGTGGGCCTGGGCCATTCAGAGGCATCTCCCCCGCAGCCCGGTGCTCAGGGCCATCCACAGCCTGAAGACAGAATGCTCAAGGGACAGCTTCCAAACGCGGGCAAAGACCTTCCAGCCCACCCCGGGTCCCCGCCTACCAACATCGCTCAGGGCCCTGAGAAGAGCCCAGTGCTCCCTCTGAACCTTCCAGCCCAAATCAGCAATGAGGACCCACAAGCTAAGGCAACACCCTTCACCCCAAAGCCACCCACGAGGCCCCGGCTGGAGCGAGCTCTGTCGCTGGACGAGAAGGCATGGAGGAGGAGGCGTTTTCGAACCAGCCACGAGGACCTGGCCGCACACGGTGGGGCCAGCCCCTCCAGGGGCTCCTTGCAGGACGAGGTCCCCAGGCCCCCCACGCACACGGACTCCCCACCCTGCCTGAGCACCTCCTTGCAGGAAATCCCCACATCCCGCAGGGCCCAGGGCAGCACGGGAGGGAGCCCCTCCTCGTGGGGTCACTGTATCTCCGGAATGCTCAGCACTTCCCTGGACCTCCTGCACCGGGACAGGGCCTCCGCCGGGAGCACCGCCAGGCTGCCGGCTGTGGACCAGAAGGTGGCCTCCCATTCCCTAAGGTCAGCAGACAGGGTGGACCCGGGTCAGGCCGACTGCAAGTCCCGCCTGCAGAGCAGACTGTTGCGGGCCCACAGCGGCCTTGGCCCCGGCCGGCCCCCGAGCCCCCTGGCCTGTGATGCCAAATCCTCCTTCAGCCTCCTGGCGCCCATCCGCACCAAGGACGTCCGGAGCAG GAGCTACCTGGAGGGGAGTCTCCTGGCGAGCGGGGCCCTGATGGGGGCGGAGGAGCTGGCCCGGTACTTCCCAGACCGCAACATGGCCCTCTTCGTGGCCACCTGGAACATGCAGGGCCAGAAG GAGCTGCCCCCCAACCTGGACGAGCTCCTGCTGCCCGCCGAGGCCGACTACGCGCAGGACCTGTACGTCGTCGGGGTCCAGGAGGGCTGCTCCGACAG GCGGGAGTGGGAGACGCGCCTGCAGGAGACGCTGGGCCCCCATTACGTCACACTGTATTCCGCGGCCCACGGCGCGCTCTACATGTCCGTGCTCATCCGCAGGGACCTCATCTGGTTCTGCTCGG AGGTGGAGAGCTCCACAGTGACCACGCGCATTGTATCTCACATCAAGACCAAGGGGGCCCTGGGCGTCAGCTTCACCTTCTTCGGCACCTCCTTCCTCTTCATCACGTCCCACTTCACCT CCGGAGATGGGAAGGTGAACGAGAGGCTGCTGGACTACAGCAGAACCGTCCAGGGCCTGGCCCTGCCCAAGAGCGTGCCCGACACCAGCCCCTACCGCTCTGACGCCG CGGATGTCACCACACGGTTCGATGGAGTGTTCTGGTTTGGAGACTTCAACTTTCGTCTGAGTGGCGGGCGCGTGGCCGTGGAGGCCATCCTGAAACAGGACCTGGGAGAGAAGGTGTCCGCCCTGCTCCAGCATGACCAGCTCACCCAGGAGATGAGGAAAG GGTCCATCTTCAAGGGTTTCCAGGAGCCGGACATCCACTTCCTGCCATCATACAAGTTTGACGTCGGGAAGGACTCCTACGACACCACCTCCAAGCAGAGGACGCCCTCCTACACG GACCGGGTCATGTACAGAAGCCGCCACAAAGGCGATATCTGTCCTGTCAAGTACTCCTCCTGCTCCGGCATCAGGACGTCTGACCACCGCCCCGTGTACGGCCTGTTCCGGGTGAAAGTGAGGCCAGGGAGAGACAA CATCCCGCTAGCTGCCGGCAAGTTCGACCGAGAACTGTACTTAATAGGAATTAAAAGACGCATTTCCAAAGAAATTCAGAGACAGCAGGCGCTGAAGAATCAGCACTCGAGTACTATTTGTACCGTTTCTTGA
- the INPP5E gene encoding phosphatidylinositol polyphosphate 5-phosphatase type IV isoform X2: MLKGQLPNAGKDLPAHPGSPPTNIAQGPEKSPVLPLNLPAQISNEDPQAKATPFTPKPPTRPRLERALSLDEKAWRRRRFRTSHEDLAAHGGASPSRGSLQDEVPRPPTHTDSPPCLSTSLQEIPTSRRAQGSTGGSPSSWGHCISGMLSTSLDLLHRDRASAGSTARLPAVDQKVASHSLRSADRVDPGQADCKSRLQSRLLRAHSGLGPGRPPSPLACDAKSSFSLLAPIRTKDVRSRSYLEGSLLASGALMGAEELARYFPDRNMALFVATWNMQGQKELPPNLDELLLPAEADYAQDLYVVGVQEGCSDRREWETRLQETLGPHYVTLYSAAHGALYMSVLIRRDLIWFCSEVESSTVTTRIVSHIKTKGALGVSFTFFGTSFLFITSHFTSGDGKVNERLLDYSRTVQGLALPKSVPDTSPYRSDAADVTTRFDGVFWFGDFNFRLSGGRVAVEAILKQDLGEKVSALLQHDQLTQEMRKGSIFKGFQEPDIHFLPSYKFDVGKDSYDTTSKQRTPSYTDRVMYRSRHKGDICPVKYSSCSGIRTSDHRPVYGLFRVKVRPGRDNIPLAAGKFDRELYLIGIKRRISKEIQRQQALKNQHSSTICTVS; this comes from the exons ATGCTCAAGGGACAGCTTCCAAACGCGGGCAAAGACCTTCCAGCCCACCCCGGGTCCCCGCCTACCAACATCGCTCAGGGCCCTGAGAAGAGCCCAGTGCTCCCTCTGAACCTTCCAGCCCAAATCAGCAATGAGGACCCACAAGCTAAGGCAACACCCTTCACCCCAAAGCCACCCACGAGGCCCCGGCTGGAGCGAGCTCTGTCGCTGGACGAGAAGGCATGGAGGAGGAGGCGTTTTCGAACCAGCCACGAGGACCTGGCCGCACACGGTGGGGCCAGCCCCTCCAGGGGCTCCTTGCAGGACGAGGTCCCCAGGCCCCCCACGCACACGGACTCCCCACCCTGCCTGAGCACCTCCTTGCAGGAAATCCCCACATCCCGCAGGGCCCAGGGCAGCACGGGAGGGAGCCCCTCCTCGTGGGGTCACTGTATCTCCGGAATGCTCAGCACTTCCCTGGACCTCCTGCACCGGGACAGGGCCTCCGCCGGGAGCACCGCCAGGCTGCCGGCTGTGGACCAGAAGGTGGCCTCCCATTCCCTAAGGTCAGCAGACAGGGTGGACCCGGGTCAGGCCGACTGCAAGTCCCGCCTGCAGAGCAGACTGTTGCGGGCCCACAGCGGCCTTGGCCCCGGCCGGCCCCCGAGCCCCCTGGCCTGTGATGCCAAATCCTCCTTCAGCCTCCTGGCGCCCATCCGCACCAAGGACGTCCGGAGCAG GAGCTACCTGGAGGGGAGTCTCCTGGCGAGCGGGGCCCTGATGGGGGCGGAGGAGCTGGCCCGGTACTTCCCAGACCGCAACATGGCCCTCTTCGTGGCCACCTGGAACATGCAGGGCCAGAAG GAGCTGCCCCCCAACCTGGACGAGCTCCTGCTGCCCGCCGAGGCCGACTACGCGCAGGACCTGTACGTCGTCGGGGTCCAGGAGGGCTGCTCCGACAG GCGGGAGTGGGAGACGCGCCTGCAGGAGACGCTGGGCCCCCATTACGTCACACTGTATTCCGCGGCCCACGGCGCGCTCTACATGTCCGTGCTCATCCGCAGGGACCTCATCTGGTTCTGCTCGG AGGTGGAGAGCTCCACAGTGACCACGCGCATTGTATCTCACATCAAGACCAAGGGGGCCCTGGGCGTCAGCTTCACCTTCTTCGGCACCTCCTTCCTCTTCATCACGTCCCACTTCACCT CCGGAGATGGGAAGGTGAACGAGAGGCTGCTGGACTACAGCAGAACCGTCCAGGGCCTGGCCCTGCCCAAGAGCGTGCCCGACACCAGCCCCTACCGCTCTGACGCCG CGGATGTCACCACACGGTTCGATGGAGTGTTCTGGTTTGGAGACTTCAACTTTCGTCTGAGTGGCGGGCGCGTGGCCGTGGAGGCCATCCTGAAACAGGACCTGGGAGAGAAGGTGTCCGCCCTGCTCCAGCATGACCAGCTCACCCAGGAGATGAGGAAAG GGTCCATCTTCAAGGGTTTCCAGGAGCCGGACATCCACTTCCTGCCATCATACAAGTTTGACGTCGGGAAGGACTCCTACGACACCACCTCCAAGCAGAGGACGCCCTCCTACACG GACCGGGTCATGTACAGAAGCCGCCACAAAGGCGATATCTGTCCTGTCAAGTACTCCTCCTGCTCCGGCATCAGGACGTCTGACCACCGCCCCGTGTACGGCCTGTTCCGGGTGAAAGTGAGGCCAGGGAGAGACAA CATCCCGCTAGCTGCCGGCAAGTTCGACCGAGAACTGTACTTAATAGGAATTAAAAGACGCATTTCCAAAGAAATTCAGAGACAGCAGGCGCTGAAGAATCAGCACTCGAGTACTATTTGTACCGTTTCTTGA